One Deinococcus roseus genomic window, ACCGGGGGCAAGCAGACGTGGACGGTTGAATGCGCTCATGGTCTGAGTCTAGCACCGGAGTTGGTGTAAGAAGGACAAAAAGGCTAGAGAAGACGCAAGAGCTGCCAAGGGCCGAGGGCTGAGCGCTGAGCGCAGAAGGTAAAAAGCAAAAGCGGCACAGAAGTGGGTTTTGCAGACTGTTGCAACTTGTAGAAAACAGCAGCCTGCAATCATGGTTTTGCTCTGCAACATTCTCCGGCAAATGCCAAATGTCAGGTTTTTGGCCCTCGGCGCTCGGCAAGTTTTCGGCCTCTTCACCTGAACAAACCTTCCAATCCCCCCTCCCTGAGCAACCGGACAAAAATGGTTTTCCCCACCTGCAAGGTTACTTCGGTCTGGCGGTTCATCAGCAGGACCACCCCGATGTGGGTTCTGGGATCGAAGTACATCATGGTGAAAACCCCCTCATCTCCCCCGTTGTGCCCGATCAGGCCTTTGTTGAGTTCCCAGAACAGGGCCTGACCTCTGGGTTTCCGGACTTCTGGGAACTGTTCTTTGAGCATTTGCTGCACGGTTTTGCTTTGCAGGATGCGCTTGCCATTCAGCACTCCCCCATTCATCATGGCGGCCAGAAAACGTCCCAGATCGTTTGCACTGGAACGCAACTGACCATCGGGCCAGGTGGGGTAGCCGTAATGGGGCAATGGGTTTCCTTGTGCATCGTAGGGAACTGCAATTTTCTGGGTCTGGGGGAAACCTTTGAGGAACCAGTGGGTGTTTTTCATTCCCAGAGGACCAAAAATCTGTTTTTCACTCCACACATTCAGAGGCATTCCGGTTTTTCGTTCCAGCACGTAACCTGCCAGTCCCAGACCCACATTGCTGTACCCGTAAGTTGAACCTGTTGCCAGAAAGTGCTTCGGGACAGCCAGATACCTTTTCAGGAAAGTTTGCAGGGTGGTTTTGGAATCTCCAGGGCCATAAGAAGCATCCAGCACATCGTAATCATCATGAATGCCCGAAGTGTGGGTGGCCAGTTGCCGGAGGGTGATGAGATGCTTGACAGCCACATCGAAAGGCAAGAGGGAGCGAATGTCTGCATCCAGAGACAGCTTTCCCTGCTCCACAGCCTGCATGATCGCTGTTCCAGTCACCACTTTGCTGATGGAGCCCAGCATGAAAGGGGTGTCGGGGGTCACAGGAAGGTTTTTCTCTTTGTTGGCCTGACCGTATCCGGCGCTCCACTGCACCTTGCCTTTTGCCACCACAGCAATGGAGAGGCCCACAATTGCGGGGTTGCTGGCCTGCTTTGAAACAAAAGCCTGCAGGTCCTGCACGGACCCAAAAGACTCAGCCATGCTCCATCCACCCATCAGAACACCGATCCATAAGGTTCTTTTCCAGTTCATGCCTTCAAGCATGCAGGCAAAGCTACTGCAGGCATCAGGGGTGTTCTTGAGCAGATACACTGAAAACCATGGCCCAGACCGTCACCCACCCCAGAGCCAT contains:
- a CDS encoding serine hydrolase domain-containing protein encodes the protein MAESFGSVQDLQAFVSKQASNPAIVGLSIAVVAKGKVQWSAGYGQANKEKNLPVTPDTPFMLGSISKVVTGTAIMQAVEQGKLSLDADIRSLLPFDVAVKHLITLRQLATHTSGIHDDYDVLDASYGPGDSKTTLQTFLKRYLAVPKHFLATGSTYGYSNVGLGLAGYVLERKTGMPLNVWSEKQIFGPLGMKNTHWFLKGFPQTQKIAVPYDAQGNPLPHYGYPTWPDGQLRSSANDLGRFLAAMMNGGVLNGKRILQSKTVQQMLKEQFPEVRKPRGQALFWELNKGLIGHNGGDEGVFTMMYFDPRTHIGVVLLMNRQTEVTLQVGKTIFVRLLREGGLEGLFR